One genomic region from Aliarcobacter cryaerophilus ATCC 43158 encodes:
- a CDS encoding ShlB/FhaC/HecB family hemolysin secretion/activation protein gives MKIKNTILLSSLLASTIYANPIPPKIGDVLKEVTPPKIEREQKQIPKIQQEQITTPKEFEDDKKVRIERFFISGATHMSNEELKQIVAPYESQDLSFNQIQEVTTLITKAYRSKGYFVARAYIPEQNIMTQDNRLKINVIEGNYGEFKLENKSLVKDSIIQSNLDDIKDKDIVSTNTLERAMLIINDTPGAVVTKADVRPGKEVGTSDFLIGTEATNRVNGYLIGDNYGSQYTGKHRIMAGVDINSPFNIGDKISAFGFTSEKEGLLSGKLAYDFPIHANGTRGEISYSKTTYELGSSYKELDAVGKSDSLTGRVTYPILKTRVENLDSYVEVSYNKMKDEIQSVDSKVKKDSYVATTGLDYTKDSLVFNKNSQTRAGVSITFGRLSFNDRKDKEDDKNGANTQGKFSKINLELGKDIDIFTSLKWSNTLQMQYALGNKNLDGSQDLSVGGINGVRFYQDGEESAENGYIYNTEFIYTFPIIAGIDNKISLFYDIGRVYMSKNFTQEKSRTLQDIGLGYKVSYKNFFANSYLAYNIGNEVTSQKNYNSRAMLQVGYVF, from the coding sequence ATGAAAATTAAAAACACTATATTATTATCAAGTCTTTTAGCAAGTACAATTTATGCAAATCCAATACCACCAAAAATTGGTGATGTTTTAAAGGAGGTAACTCCTCCTAAAATAGAGCGTGAACAAAAGCAAATACCAAAAATACAACAAGAACAAATAACAACTCCAAAAGAGTTTGAAGATGATAAAAAAGTAAGGATTGAAAGATTTTTTATAAGCGGTGCAACTCATATGAGTAATGAAGAATTAAAACAAATAGTAGCTCCTTATGAAAGTCAAGATTTGAGTTTTAATCAAATTCAAGAAGTAACTACTCTTATTACAAAAGCCTATAGAAGTAAAGGTTACTTTGTCGCAAGGGCTTATATTCCTGAACAAAATATAATGACACAAGATAATAGATTAAAAATAAATGTTATTGAAGGAAACTATGGAGAGTTTAAATTAGAAAATAAATCTTTGGTTAAAGACTCTATTATTCAATCAAACCTTGATGATATAAAAGATAAAGATATTGTTTCAACCAATACACTTGAACGTGCAATGTTAATTATAAATGATACTCCAGGAGCTGTTGTTACAAAAGCAGATGTAAGACCTGGAAAAGAAGTAGGAACTAGTGATTTTTTAATTGGAACGGAAGCTACAAATAGAGTAAATGGATATTTAATAGGTGATAACTATGGTTCACAATATACAGGGAAACATAGAATTATGGCAGGAGTTGATATTAACTCTCCTTTTAATATTGGAGATAAAATATCTGCTTTTGGATTTACATCTGAAAAAGAGGGACTTTTAAGTGGAAAGCTAGCTTATGATTTTCCAATTCATGCAAATGGAACAAGAGGAGAAATTAGTTACTCAAAAACTACTTATGAACTAGGAAGTTCATATAAAGAGCTTGATGCTGTTGGAAAATCTGATAGCTTAACAGGAAGAGTTACTTATCCTATTTTAAAAACAAGAGTTGAGAATTTAGACTCATATGTAGAAGTTTCATATAATAAAATGAAAGATGAAATTCAATCTGTTGATTCAAAAGTTAAAAAAGATTCATATGTAGCAACAACTGGGCTTGATTACACAAAAGACTCACTTGTTTTTAATAAAAACTCTCAAACAAGAGCAGGAGTTTCAATTACATTTGGAAGACTAAGTTTTAATGATAGAAAGGACAAAGAAGATGATAAAAATGGAGCAAATACTCAAGGAAAATTTTCAAAAATAAATCTTGAATTAGGTAAAGATATAGATATCTTTACTAGTTTAAAATGGAGTAATACTTTACAAATGCAATACGCACTTGGAAATAAAAACTTAGATGGAAGTCAAGATTTAAGTGTTGGTGGAATAAATGGAGTTAGATTTTATCAAGATGGTGAAGAGAGTGCTGAAAATGGATATATCTATAATACAGAATTTATATATACATTTCCAATAATCGCAGGAATTGATAATAAAATATCACTGTTTTATGATATAGGTCGTGTTTATATGAGTAAAAATTTTACTCAAGAAAAATCAAGAACACTGCAAGATATAGGTCTTGGATATAAAGTTTCTTACAAAAATTTCTTTGCAAATAGTTACTTAGCTTATAATATTGGTAATGAAGTAACTTCACAAAAAAACTACAATAGTAGAGCTATGTTGCAAGTGGGTTATGTTTTTTAA